Genomic segment of Bdellovibrio bacteriovorus:
CGCATCTTGATAAAAGGATCGCAGGCGGCCGTGGTTTCCTAAGCGCGTTTCCATTTCAACCGCCACGCCTTCCTTCCACCATGTTGGCAAAAGAATATTCGGTGCGATGATATTTCCAAAAACGAAACGCAAAGGTTTCATGATTCCATTGGCGGGTTCAAAATTGAGAATGTGAGTGTATTCATGGGCAAGAAGTTCAAAGGCCCAGTCACCCGTGTCAGCCAAGCTCTCTTCCGGGCCCGGCAAAACGGGGTAAGCCATAATGTGAGGGTAGGGAATGCGAGTGGCATATCCATTTGTGACGTCAGTTTTATCGTTTATAATAACGATGGTTTTTTCGGGCAGAGAGTGAAAATAAGAGCGGAGTTCGGCGTAGGCTTTTTCCAGTTTTTCGGCGTAAAGAAGACCAAGGTCCTGCTGCTTGGCATTAAAGATGATTTCAAAATGAGGAGTCTTCAGAGTCTTCCACTTTAATTCAGGCGGAACCTCAAGTTGTGCGAACGCTGAGAGAGGAAAAAGAAAAATGAAAGAGAACCAAAGATGTAAAACACGCCGTCTGTGCATAAAGTCTCTTAGCCGTACAGCAACACAATATCATTTAGGAAATCTAAGGTTTGACAATGAGCCGCTATAAATTAAAGTTTTTATCTAATGATAACTATTGGATCTTCATAGGAGGACATCATGTTTCGTAAATTAGCTCTTGGTCTTGTTGCCTGCGCGGTTGTTGCTGGTTGTAAAGGAAAACAAACTCAATCGGATCAATCCATTGAAACTTTGCCTGCAGGCGGCCAATCTACTGCCATTGACTCATCACCACTTAGTTATGATCCAATGGGTTCTGACTCTGGAAAAATTGCGGGTCTAGAAACTGTTCACTTCGGTTACGATAAATCGAGCTTGGATGCGGCTTCTAAAAAAGTGATCGCTTCTAACGTTGAGTGGATGAAATCAAACCCAGGCGTGAAAGTTCAAATCGAAGGTCACTGTGACAACCGCGGTACTATCGAGTACAATGTGGCTCTAGGTGAAAGACGCGCTAACGCAGTGAAAGCTTATATGGTAAGCTTGGGTATTGCTGGCGATCGTTTGAGCGTTATCAGCTACGGTAAAGAAAAACCACTTGATATGGGTGACACTGAAGCAGCTTGGGCGAAAAACCGCCGTGCGAACTTTGTTCCTGCTCAGTAATTTAAGTTAAGAAAGGTGTGCAGTGAGACTACAGAGACTTTTCATCGGAGTTCTACTTTTTACGGTGATTGTCAGCTGTCAAACAGTCCCTGCACCCGTTGAGGATTATTCCCTCGCAAGAGCTGCACTAGATGCGGCTCGTTCTGTTCAAGCGGCCCGCCATTCCCCAGGTTATTGGCATCAAGCTGAAGAAGCTTATCGCAAAGGCCGTATCTATTTTGAAGATCGTGATTATTCGAAAGCTAAAGAACAATTTGTGCGCGCACGTGTTTCTGCAGAAAAAGCAGAAAACTCAGCACGATTGATTCGTCAAAGAACAGGAGATGTTCTATGAAGAAAATCCTAGTGGCTCTTGTTGCCACTCCTCTATTTCTGACTGGTTGTTTGAAAACGCGTAACGAAGTTCGTGAAACTGAACAACGCCAAGTCATGCAGCAACAAGTAACGACACTGCAAAGAAGCAATGCGGATGTTTCAAACCGCTTTGCCGACATCGAAGAACAAATGAGAAGTCTGAATGGCCGTGTGGACGTGGTTGAAAACCGTGTCGGCCAAGGAAACTCGGGCATAGAAAATGCCGTTAGAAACACACAACAACAAAATCAAGACTTAAACCAAAAAGTCACGCTTCTTCAAGAGGCTCTGACGAAAATGGAAAAAGACATTTACACTTTGAATGCTGAAATCCAATCATTGAAGGCCGAACGAGTTGCTGGCCAGGCAGAAAGATCTGCGAAGCAAGCCAAGAAAAATGTTTATGAAGTCGGTGAAGAATTCTTCAATAAAAAAGACTGGAAACAGGCTATCTTAAACTACCAAAAATACCGTGACGACAATCCGAAAGGGTCTAAGTTCGCGGATGCGACTTATAAAATCGGTGTGTCCTTCCAAGAGTTGGGCATGAAAGATGAAGCAAAAACTTTTTACGACGAAGTGGTCAGCAAGTTTCCTAAATCAGATGAAGCTCGTCGTTCTAAAACTCGCTTGAAGGGTTTAAAAAAATAAATTCGTGATTGAACGTGTATTAGCCATTGAAACCAGCTGTGATGACACTTCCGTAGCGATCGTAGATCGCAGTGGTTGGGTGCACTCTGTTGTCGCGGCTTCTCAAGATTTAGAACACGAAATCTATGGCGGTATCGTTCCTGAAATCGCGGCTAGAAATCACTCCATCGCTCTGATTCCCTTGATTGAAGAGGCTTTTAAAAAAGCCGGAATGACTTGGAAAGACGTGCAGGGAATTGCCGTCACCAATCGTCCTGGTCTGATTGGCGCCTTAATTGTGGGGCTTGTGACGGCGAAATCCTTGTCGCAGGCAAAAGGTCTTCCATTTCTAGGGGTGAATCACCTAGAAGGTCACTTGTTAGCGCCTTTCTTGCGTGATTCTCAATATGCTCCCCCTGAAGACTTCGGATATCCTTACGTAGGATTAGCCATCAGTGGTGGTCACACCAGTCTTTATCAAATCAAAGGTTTGGGTGATTACAAAGTTCTGGGCGCAACGAAAGACGATGCAGCCGGGGAGTGTTTTGATAAATTTGCGAAGATGGCGGGTCTGGGTTTTCCAGGCGGTGTGCGTATCGATCAAATGGCAAAAACCGGAAACCCCCATGCTTTTGAATTTCCTCGCAGCATGATTCATGACGAAACTTTCGATATGAGCTTTTCCGGCTTAAAGTCATCGGGTCAGCGCATGTTGGAACAATTAGGACCAGAACTAGTGCAAGAGCAGCTTCCTGATCTTTGTGCTTCTTTCCAAGAAGCCATTGTCGATGTTCTTATTGCTAAATTAGATCGAGCGGCCAAAGTATTTAGATCTAAGCGCGTGATCTTAACTGGCGGCGTGAGTGCGAACTCTCGTCTGCGCGCACGTGCAGAAGAATGGGCCGCGAAGAAAGGTCTGACCCTCGTAGTTCCACCAATCCGCTATTGCACGGATAATGCCGCAATGATCGGGTATGCCGGCGTTCTAAGAATGAATGCCGGGGAATTTTCCAACATCGACCTCGGACCTTCACCACAAGTTTTGACAACGGATTTTAGATGAGCCAATCAAGAGAACGCTTAGAGCAAACGCTGCAAGAACTTGGCATTCTTGCCAAAAGATCGTTAGGTCAAAACTTCTTGGTCAGCGATGTCGTCATTGAGCGCATCATCAATCAGGTGAAAGAATTCAACCCCGAAGAGCTGATTGAAGTGGGCCCAGGTCCTGGAGCTTTAACTTACTTTTTAAAACAAATGAATGTGCCTTTGACTTTAATTGAGCTGGATCGTGTGATTGCGAATTACTGGCGTGAGCAAGGGCAAAATGTCCTTGAAGAAGACGCTCTAAAACTCGATTGGTCGCGCTTCTATTCAGACAAAAAAGTCGTTTTCGTCAGCAATCTGCCTTATCAGATTTCTTCAAGCATCGTCATTGAGCGTTCGATGGAAGCTCCGGGTGTTGAGCACATGGTTCTGATGTTCCAAAAAGAAGTGGCTCAAAGAATCCGTGCCGTGGCGAAGTCAGAGCATTACGGACTTTTAAGTGTTATTGCTCAAGTCTTCTGGAAGACGGAAATGGTGACTGAGGCGGGACCGAGGGATTTTTCGCCCCCTCCACGTGTCGCCAGCCGAGTGCTGTGCTTTTCGCGTCTGCAAAGCGAAGTTAAAAATCGCCAGGCCTTTCTCACTTTTGTTAAAGCCGCCTTTGCCCAACGCCGCAAGCTTTTAAAGAAAAATTTGTCTGGTCTTTTAAGTCAAAAGAAGCTAACTGAAGAGCAATTGGTGGGCTGGATCACCGGCATGGGTTTTACAGAAACGGCCCGTGCGGAAGAACTCAGCCCCGCGCAGTTTGTGACCTTGTATAAGCACTTTGGATTTGAAGCATGAGCATTTTAATTGTTCAAGAGAACAAAAAAGCCCGATTTGATTACACGATCGTAGAAACCTACGAGGCGGGCTTGCAGCTTATGGGAAGCGAAGTGAAATCCCTGCGCAATAAAGATGTGCAACTAAAAGACTCTTACATTTCTTTTCGGGGTGATGAAGCTTTCTTGCAGAACGCACATATCGCCGAATACAAAGCTTCCAGTTACAACAACCATGCTCCAGAAAGACTTCGTAAGCTTTTACTGAATCGCAAAGAGTTGGATGAGATTTTCGGTGCCTTAAAGGAAAAAGGCTATTCTTGCGTGCCGCTTAAAATCTATTTTAAAAACGGCCGTGCGAAATTAGAAATTGCGTTGGTGAAGGGTAAAAAGACTCACGACAAGCGTGAGGCTATTAAGAAACGCGACGTCTCTGATCAAATTCGCTCAAGTCTACGACGGAATCGTTAGTAATAAACTCTTCACGAATACCTAGGCGCGCGCGTTTTTCTGCCAGCAAATGTTTCCAAGCGGCATAAGCTTCGCGGTTTTGCGGATCAATGCTTAATTTTTCTAAAAGCTTTAGTTCAGTTTCAGTATTCGCCTTTAAAGCGCGATAGAAATAGTCATACGTCATCGCAAGGTCACGATAGTCGTCTTCTTCTGGCAAGTGATAATCAGGAATATGCCACTGACCCAACATCAATTGGTGCATGTGTCTTTCCATCGTCACTAGTGGCGAGAGTAGATTCTTCGTCATACGAATTCCCAAGAACAAAGTAACTCCCATAAGGAACAGGAAACTGGCGCTTAAGAAAATTTTAAGCCACGTCACTTCGCGCTCAAGATGCTCTACCAAGTAAGGATGTGTGTCGTAAGCAAGACTTTTGAAGAGATCATAATTCTGAACGATGAAGTAATAGGCTGGAAGAAGAAATAAAACCGCGCCACCCGCAACGGCTGTCACCATGTACCAACAGTATTTGTACTGAAAGCTTTTATTTAAAATGAAGCGGCGAGGACCTTGTCCATGGGGCACACGCTGGGGTTCGATAACTCTTCGTCCGTATAACATATGACCTCTTATCGGTCTGTTGTGTTTTCAAAAGAGTCCAATTATTCTCAAAAGTATACATTCGCCGAAATAAAGAGGAGTCTTCATGCGTAGTCCGGTTCAAGATACAAAGCGCCGTTGGATTTTCACCGTATTCCTGACAACTCTGCTGGTATTTGGTGCTGAAAAACTCTGGGCCTTAGATGAGCCGACAAATCGCCCCGACAATGACACGACCTTGGTCGACGACAAGTATTCGTTAAAAGCCGACCGCGAAGCCTTTGATAAATTGCGCAAAGATATTCCGCCTGAACGCCAAAAAGAAAACGATGAAAAAGCTTTTATGGATCAGCTGATGTCGGATTTTTCACGTTCGCCTTCCGAAGTGCGCTCCAAGTTTTCTAGCATCATCAATAAAAAGCGCGAGCTCTTTAACAAAGACATGACGAAAAGTCGCGAGCAGTTTAATAAAACTCAAAAGAAAGAGCGCGACGAATTTTCCAAAAAACAGGGCGACGCGCGAAAAGACTTTTCAAAAAAGAAAGTTACTTCCGATGAACGCAAAGAGTTCTTTGAAGAGCTTGATGGCGAAAGAAAAGACTTTTATTCCAAGCAAAAAGAACAGCGCGATGAGTTTGAAGCCGATATGCGCGATAAAAGAAAAAACTTTGACGATTACGCTCGTTCTAAAACGGATGAATTCAATCAGTTACACCGTGATTATACGAAACGCTATGACGAGAATAAAAAAGCACAGTCGGACCTGAAAAAACAGGCTGAAGAAAAACGGAAACAGTTACAGAAGAGTATTGATCAAGAGTACGAGGGCATTCGTCAGAAGGATCCGACAATCCTGGAGCCCACAACCCAAGGTCAGTAATCACGAAGGTCTTTTAAAGACTTCTTTATGAATCTCCATTGTCAAAGCGAAAAGTTTGTTTTCGATCATCGTTGATAGTGGAGTGAATTCAATCCCAAAGGTCTGAATCACCTTATTGCCTTCGTCGACTTTGATGTGACGGACCAGGCCTTGAATTTCAATCGGCGATCTTTTCCCAATCACCAAATGTCCGGTGACTTTATCGCCGATCTTCATCAGCGGAGCATCCATTCGGTAAATCACGCGACAGCCTTGGCTGCTCAGATCGGCCAATTGACCGATGATTTTCTGCGGCTGTTCGTTCACCAGAACGATGTTGTAAAAAGCTTGATAGCCTTCCGGGATGCGCACGCGGTAGTTTTGGCGGCGTTGAAGATGATAGAGTTCTTCAGCGACGGGCACGACGACTTTTTCCTGATGAATTTGCGCGAAGCCTTGGAAGTAGTATTTTTCTCCACCCAAAAAGAAATGACCTAGGTATTCTTCTTGAGGTTTTAAAGTCGTGATGGATTCGACAGTGCATTCAAGGCATTTGGTTTTAGAATTAAAAAAGTTCACGCGCAGTTTGCAAATCGATTCTTCTTTACCTTTACAAAGAAGCTCTCCTTGAGCTTGAGCAAGATCCTGCCAAAGCTTGATCTTTTCGTCTTCGCGACCTACTAGGGTGAAGATGTCTTTATCCATACCGTGACCTCGTGCTTGTTGTGATGCAGATGTTGCACACGTGCATTTTCTAAAGACTGGAACTTTTTGAGAGTCGCAAAGTCCGTCTTACCTTGAAATTTTATCGTGCAAACGAAGTTCGAGCATAGTCCTGAACTCTGCCACATTTGAACAAGTTCCAGAAGTTTTTCGGGATAGCAGATGATATCAGAAAAAAACCAATCAATGGCCCCAATGTCCTCGGGCTTCACCGTGAAAGCATTCGTCTTCATAAAGTGAATGCGCGGAAGTTGGGCGATGTGGGGTTCTAAAGGTGCGCGGTCGATACTGACAACCTCGCAACCGATCTGTTGAAGCACCCAGGTCCACCCTCCGGGACAGCTTCCAAAGTCGACAACTCTTTGTCCTGCTTTAGGCAGAATTCCATACACCGTGAAAAGCTCCCAAAGCTTCAGGTAAGCCCGCGACGGCGGATTCTTTTTATCCTCATTAAACTGCACTTCCCCTAAAGGAAATGGGGAGTTGGTTTTGCTTGAGGCTAAAAGCGTGTTCTTATCTATCAATGTCCAAGCCCCTAGATTGTCTTCGGGGAGGGCCCCTAAGAAATCCACGATACGGGGTTTTACTTTTAGCAGTTGTTCTTGAATAAGTTGTGCGCGTCGATGATGGTCGAATGTATAAGGCACCCACAGCTTGCCTAAACCCTTTAAAGCTTTTGCCGCCTGGCTGATGGATTCAAAAGATATGATTTCGGGGTTGAGCCAAATATTTTGGGCCCAGACAGAGTGCTGCAAGGGCCCATCAGTAAGAACCAGGCTTCCATGGACTGAGCGAACATTTTTAAGTTCCTCAAGAAGCTCTGGCAGAAATTGTTCTGTGGTTAAGTATGCGATCATGAATTAAAAACCAGTCCAGCTCCGCGGCCCGAAGGCCGCTGCGCCTTCTGCGCTGCCGCGCCTTAAGCTGCTTTAGTTGCCACAGCTGGAGTCAGAAGTCCACGACTGTTCCAAGTCGTCATGCAATCATTCCAGAATTTTTCTTTCAATTTGATATCGGCAGGACCCATTTTCACTTTGGGGAAATCCTGTTTAGTGAAGTGCTCAGTGAAATGAGCTTCGTCACATGCGCGTACGATCTTCAACATCAGGTTGAAGTGAGCCTCCGTCATTGGCTTGTTGTCCACGAGCATTTTTCTGAGACCAGCCTCTGGTGTGTGCAATAAAAAGTTATAGAGGTTTGGTACATCATAAGTTTGACTCATTTTGAAACTCCCTTTGTTTTGTTTCATTCCTCATATCGGCGAATCAAAAGGGGAGCTTGAACGTTTCTTTAGGACCATAGTCCTAGCGTGTCTGATTAATAATTTTTCAGTTTATCCAGACTTGCCGATGATCCAGGAAAAATGGTCCAGGTAAAGTCTAGGTTCCCTTAAGTCCTAAGACCTAGCTCCGATCTAGGAGGCATGAAAACACAAAAAATCAATACAAACATCTTGGCAGCTTTGATCGCAACAACACTTTTCTCTAGCTCGACATTCGCTATGGCTAAAAAGCCGGTCAGCGGGGGCGGAGGTACAACGACTCCTCCAACCACGACTCCCAGCAATCCCACGACACCGACGACGCCACCTCCAGCGCGCGAGCCGGCGGCGGTCACCGATTCAATCACTCCGGAAGGCTTTAATGTCTTTTCCGAAGTATCTTACCCGGTCGGTTCCGTTGTCGATACCAACTACAAAAACTATCGTGAGTTGATCCCGACAAGAAATGCGCAACAAGCTCACGCCACAGATATGTGCGATACGAACCTAGACCAGAACGACCGTTTCTCTGATCGTATTGCTTATGCGGTGGAACTAAAAATGCAGCCCGCGAAAGCACAATTAGGCTACGTGGCTTCTTACTTTGGTTTAAATAGTGATGTGAATACTTACTTGCCGAACAGTTTGATTTCTCATCCATTGTGTAACGTGACGTCGTCTACGTTGAACACGACATTAAATGGCAAGAATGTTCCTGGCGCTTCGACGATTAAAAAAATCAATGAATTCGCAGATCGCATGAACTCTTACCGTCGTGAAGCTTTGTCTGGAAACAGAGAAGGTTATGTCAAAGCTTCAAAACTTTGGTCAAAATTCATGATGTGTCTTTCGTATATGGAATCTTTGACGACTGCGGATAACTCGAAATCACAAAGTGTGGCAGCAAAATATGCTCCATCAGGTTATCGTCGTCCAGCCGGCGTGAACTTTTATGAAGACCCTTATCAACCTGCAGAGTCTCGTTTGAATATCGGTCTTTTCCAATTCACTCCCGATGCCGGTGGCAATATCCAAGCTTGTATTCGTGAATGGAATGCTCTTTATCCAAAATGCGGTATCTCTCAGAAAGCTAGCCAGTCTGAATTGATCCGTATCTTGGGAAGCTCGCTGCAAACGTTCAACTCGTTCTGTGCCGCTTCGAAGGTCACAGGTTCTTTTGCCGTACAAGTGAATACGACGAAGTCAGCAAACACGCATCCATATAACGTGAATTCAAATGGCAAGTTGAAAGCTCCGGCTGAACGTTGCGTGAGCCCGCACATGGCCGTCGGCCGCTCTTACAATCATTTCGGGCCTTTCCAAAATACGTCAGGCTATACAACAGAGACGATCATCAACTGTGCGTTGACGGGCGAATACTAAAAAATTAAAGCCTTCTAAAAAGAAAAAACCCTGATGTTTCCATCAGGGTTTTTTTTTAATCTTGTCCTAGTCTCGGGATCGTTCGAATCATTCTTTCCATATATCCGTTGATCTGATGTTTTTCGGTCTCATTAAACTCGCTCCAGAATTGTGTGATACGAGTATGATATTCAGGAATAATTTCATCGCAAAGGGCGCTTCCCTTGTCCGTAATAAGAATCACGAAAGAACGGCCGTCTTTTTCATGCGTCGTTCTTTTCACAAGTTCCGCTTTTTCCAAACTGTTAATCAGTCCAGAGATGGTCGCTTGCGTGACACCCACTTTTTGCGCAAGCTCAGAAGGCATCATACCTTGAGGCGTTCTTTGTAGAAGGATCATCAATGTAAAGCGGCCCGACGACAAGTTGTAACGAGAAAAGAAACTATCCAGATTAATTTCCATTTCTGTTGTGACTTTGCGAAGTAAGATATGCGAATACAGCGTCAAAGAATCCATGTCAGGATAAAGAGGACTCTCAGACTTTTCTAAGGCTTCCCGAGTCGGAATCTCGGTAAAATACAGCTTTGCCATAGGAATCTCCGATCGTAGAGGTTAAGCAGCCTTAGTAGTTTAATTAGGGGTCTAATAAAGCGCAAGAAAAAGGACGCAAAACTTACACCCAGGGCCTATTATATGCGCTTTAGAAAACTAACTGAGAATAGAACTGACGAAAAAAAAATGGAAGGGGCTCAACCCTTCCATTTTTCATCAATGCAGACTCTAAAAAGATGAGATCTATTCTAGAGTGTAAACAACGACTTTCACAGAATCTTTAGCTGCAAGAGAGCGACCCAAGCAAGCGCGAGATGCTTCGAAAGTTGAAGATCTTTCTTTCGTACCGAAAGTGATCAACAAAACGCCGTTCATTGTTTCGCCATAAACTTGGCAACGCTCGTCATCTAGTCTGAAAGCGCGACCTTTGCTTACTGGAACTTCGCCAGCAGACGTGTACTTGATAGCGCAAGAAAAGAAGCTTTGCGGTTTGTCTGTTTCGCCAGAAACGTTTTTCAAGCAAGTGGCATTAACATCGTTGATTTCTCTTTCAACTGCGATCACGTTTCCAACTTTGCGATCGTTAGCTTGAGCAGAGAAAGCCAAAAGCATAGAAGCTACAACAAAAAATAATTTCATAAATCCCTCCGTATTAGACACCGATAGCCTTTCACCTTTTCAGGGAAGCTCAAGGTCTTTGGCACCGTGTCTATGAGAAATCATTCCGCGTCAGGATGAGAGGCTTCAAACTTCAAAGCTCCCACGGACCACAAGACCGCTTGATGAGCTACCCAGCAGAGCAGAATTATGAACGAGATAGAAACTTCGTAGGGCATAAGACCTCCGTGGAAAGCAGACCTACAGAGGATTTTAGGCGTTAAACGGAGGTAGAATCAAAGAGACCGAATTTGTATTTAGACAGGATCAGGAATGGTTACGATCAAGGCACGGTCTTTTAAAACCACCATCGTGTGTTCAAACTGAGCGGTGCGGTGCTCGCGTCCTGCAACCAGCGTCCAATGATCCGGCTCTTCATCAACGACACGGGCCCCAGTTGAAACAAAGGGCTCAATCGTGATGACATGGCCCTCTTTCAATTTTCTTTTGTCGCGTTTGTCATAATAAGCCGCGATGAATTTTGGTTCTTCATGAAGACCGCGGCCGACGCCGTGGCTTCCTAAATTCTCAATCACGGTATAGCCGTTTTCAGTAGCGACCTTTTCGATCTGATAGCCAATCATATTGATGTACGCGTCGGCTTTCACAATACTGATCGCCGCTTCCAAGGCCTGTTTTGTAACATCAAGCAGTCGCTGATCCGCGGCTTTACCTGGAGGAATAATAAAGGAGCCACCGTTATCGGCGTAATATCCATCCAACTCTGCCGAGACATCGATATTAATTAAATCGCCGCGTAGAATTTGCTTTTGAGACGACGGAACGCCATGAGCGACCTCATGGTTTAAGCTAATGCAATTGTAACCTGGAAAGTTGTAAGTCAGCATAGGGCCCGAGCGTGCTCCGTGCTTTTCTAGGAATTTTCCGCCAAGCTCATCAAGCTCTTTGGTTGTCATACCGGGCTCAATGGAGCGTGCCATGTACTGCAGGCAGTTGGCGACGACCTTACCAATTTTTTTTAGACCTTCGAGATCTGCTTCCGTCTTTACGATCATGCAAGGCTAGTTATACACTGATCCGGATGAAAAAAGCCACTCCGCAGAGATATTTCCTTAAGAAACATGGGGCTAAGAAACTTTTACCCAAAGTTTCAACGTCGGATAATAAGTCGTCCCGTGGTCGCAGTCTGATTTTAGCCGGCAGTGCAGAGTACCCGGGCGCCGGAGTCTTGGCGGCGAAAGCCGCACTTCGCACGGGCAGTGGTTACGTGACACTGGCGCAAAAAAATATCGCGGTTTCGTCATTGGAAAATCCTGATTTTTTGCTTTGTGATCTTAACAAAAAATCTTGGCATGAGTTGAAATTCGACGTGATTCTGGTTGGGCCCGGATTTGGAGTTAATAGTTTTACAGCCCAAGTTATTCGCGAATTAAAGAATAAAAAAATCGAAAAAGTGATCTTAGATGCGGATGCTCTTACAGTGTGCGCGAATGAAAATCTATTTCCTTTGCCGGCGACTTGGATCGTCACTCCGCACACGGGTGAACTCGCTCGTTGCTTAAAGATCAGTGTAGAGGAAATCAATGCGGATCGCTATGCTGCCGCTCGGTTCGCTCAAAATCTTTTTCAGTGTGTGGTGATTTTAAAAGGGCACGAAACCCTGATCGCAAACCGCCAGCGAATTTATACCAATAAAACGGGAAATGCGGCCTTAGCGAAGTCCGGGACTGGGGATGTGCTGGCAGGAATCTTAACGGCCTTACGCGGGCAGGGGCTGACAGCGACACAGGCGGCTGTCTTAGGGGTTTATATCCATGGAGCGACGGCCAATCTTTGGGCTTCGCGCCAGAAAGACCTTTTATCGATGATGGCCTCGGACGTAATCGAATATATCCCATCTGTACTGCGTATTCTTCGTGGGAATTGAAAAAAGTTCTCACTAGCAGAGCTGACACAACCTTGTCTTTCCTTTTTGAGGCCTCCTAGGTAAAAACGGCCGCAAACAGGGAGAATTTCATGAATAAAGGGCTTTTGCTCGCAGCTCTTGTGACTTGGACTTTCGCGGCCCAAGCACAAACGTCTACCACGACACTTTCAACGACTTCTTCAGCCCCAAGCTCTGAAGTGGTGACTCAAGAATCCACAATGAAAGTGGATAGCGTTCTAAAGAACAAAAAATTCGAAGACGATAAAGACATCACAGATTCTCGTTTGAAAGCAGATTCTGGATCTCTTTCAAGATATTCCCTGAAATTTTCTTTGTCTTACTATGGTCCTCCGATCGGTGACCTTTCCAACAAAAAACAACCAAATCCAGACGGTTCTATCGGGAACAACGACACCTCATTGAGCGGTTCTATCAGCGGTCGTTACCGTCTTGATAGCAAAAGCGCGATCAGCATGGGGACGGGTGTTAGTGCTTTGACGCCTTTCCACGGTTCCGAGCGCACGGATGTAAAAACACCGTTTGTGAACTATGACCGCAACACGCGTCTGGGTGACGTACAAATGAGAAACTCTTACGGAGTTTCTGTGACGACAGTTCAAGAGTACATCGACGTGGGTCAGTATGCGACTTTAAGCTACGATAACTCTTTGGTTTACAACTTGGGTGCCTCTGGCTTTGCAGTAGGTATGGATGCCAGCTTAAGCTACTTCCTTTACAATCGTGATTATCAAGCTAAAGACCGCACGGCGGGTCGTTACTACCTAGGCTGGTATCCGCAAGTGAAGTACAATGTGACAGACAAATTCAACATGTACACTTCAGTTGCTGTTGGTTTCACAAACCCACGTGCTCGTGAAGATCAATTCGCTATGTTGAACAGAACAACAAGCCAACGCCTAGGTGCAGGTTACGCCTTCACTCGTGACATCTATCTTTCAACATTCCTAAATTTCTACCCCAAAGATCTAAGAACAGAGTCTACGACAGTCAGCTTCTCTACCGTCTTCTCGATCCTGTAGGTGCCTGCTTCTTTTTTGGGTCTACACCGCGTAAAAGTAAAAAGGGAACTCATTGAGTTCCCTTTTTTATTTTTCAACGTCGTTCAAAGGCGCCTCTAGAGCGATTTTCGCTGTATCAAAAATAAATTTTCACTAAAACCCCTGACGATCTTCTAAACACTGCTTGAAGTTTGATCAGACTTTCTTGTTTCAATCCAAGAATCGCTGCGATTTTTTAAAAATTTGAAAAATTCCCCTCAACTCTACAAAGGTCCAGCCGATAAGTTTACTACCTTGAATGAAAGGAGCCTTGAATGGCGAAATCCAAAGTAGTACGTCACGAATATATTCTTAGTCAGGAGATTCGTGAATTGGCTCTACACAGGGAGACAGGTCCACCTTGAAAGAATAATTAAAAGGTGAAATTGGTGAAACCAGAATCGACAAGGGATTCTGGTTTTTTTATTTCTAATTCTGCGG
This window contains:
- a CDS encoding SAM-dependent methyltransferase — its product is MIAYLTTEQFLPELLEELKNVRSVHGSLVLTDGPLQHSVWAQNIWLNPEIISFESISQAAKALKGLGKLWVPYTFDHHRRAQLIQEQLLKVKPRIVDFLGALPEDNLGAWTLIDKNTLLASSKTNSPFPLGEVQFNEDKKNPPSRAYLKLWELFTVYGILPKAGQRVVDFGSCPGGWTWVLQQIGCEVVSIDRAPLEPHIAQLPRIHFMKTNAFTVKPEDIGAIDWFFSDIICYPEKLLELVQMWQSSGLCSNFVCTIKFQGKTDFATLKKFQSLENARVQHLHHNKHEVTVWIKTSSP
- a CDS encoding MarR family winged helix-turn-helix transcriptional regulator yields the protein MAKLYFTEIPTREALEKSESPLYPDMDSLTLYSHILLRKVTTEMEINLDSFFSRYNLSSGRFTLMILLQRTPQGMMPSELAQKVGVTQATISGLINSLEKAELVKRTTHEKDGRSFVILITDKGSALCDEIIPEYHTRITQFWSEFNETEKHQINGYMERMIRTIPRLGQD
- the map gene encoding type I methionyl aminopeptidase; this encodes MIVKTEADLEGLKKIGKVVANCLQYMARSIEPGMTTKELDELGGKFLEKHGARSGPMLTYNFPGYNCISLNHEVAHGVPSSQKQILRGDLINIDVSAELDGYYADNGGSFIIPPGKAADQRLLDVTKQALEAAISIVKADAYINMIGYQIEKVATENGYTVIENLGSHGVGRGLHEEPKFIAAYYDKRDKRKLKEGHVITIEPFVSTGARVVDEEPDHWTLVAGREHRTAQFEHTMVVLKDRALIVTIPDPV
- a CDS encoding NAD(P)H-hydrate dehydratase — translated: MKKATPQRYFLKKHGAKKLLPKVSTSDNKSSRGRSLILAGSAEYPGAGVLAAKAALRTGSGYVTLAQKNIAVSSLENPDFLLCDLNKKSWHELKFDVILVGPGFGVNSFTAQVIRELKNKKIEKVILDADALTVCANENLFPLPATWIVTPHTGELARCLKISVEEINADRYAAARFAQNLFQCVVILKGHETLIANRQRIYTNKTGNAALAKSGTGDVLAGILTALRGQGLTATQAAVLGVYIHGATANLWASRQKDLLSMMASDVIEYIPSVLRILRGN